One segment of Patescibacteria group bacterium DNA contains the following:
- a CDS encoding GspE/PulE family protein, protein MPDIQYNEKMKNYLASHNLVNLSILEEVLIAANRGKKMIEEELMDRNVFNRNDLLKIKGEVFNLPVADLATSQIKSETLNLLSQKVAENYKAIAFAQEGKKVSVGLVDPGDFMANEAIEFWSKTSGFQVSYFVILLEDFRRFIKSYSGFTKEIGTALQSAEEKYAEKEEGVVLEGGAALEEKIKAAPVAKIVSVIIRHGIEGNASDIHIEPGRNESRVRYRVDGILHTSLTLPAYIHNAVVSRIKVMANLKLDETRLPQDGRIRSQIDGQEVDLRISVLPMLNSEKVVIRVLDTSAGVPNLAQLGFLDNEIEILNQNANKPFGLILLTGPTGSGKTTTLYSILNQIKTENSNVTTLEDPIEYSIAGINQSQINPDVGFTFASGLRAILRQDPNIIMVGEIRDSETAELVIHAGLTGHLVFSTLHTNNAWGAIPRMIDMKAEPFLLSSTLNLIMAQRLVRKVCPSCRQEVSLPGPLLKQVEGEIKQIPPELLKQYVPQVKFYRAVGCDLCGKSGFAGRTVISEIISITPELRNIIAKENFSNEVVMAELKKQNFVTLMQDGIMKSMMGLTTIEEVMQVT, encoded by the coding sequence ATGCCCGATATCCAATACAACGAAAAAATGAAGAATTATCTGGCCAGCCATAATCTGGTCAATCTGTCTATCTTAGAAGAAGTTTTGATTGCGGCGAATAGGGGTAAAAAGATGATTGAAGAGGAATTAATGGATCGGAATGTCTTTAATCGTAATGATCTGCTTAAGATAAAAGGCGAGGTATTTAATTTACCGGTGGCTGACCTGGCAACCAGCCAGATTAAGTCGGAAACTCTTAATTTGCTATCTCAGAAAGTGGCAGAAAATTATAAAGCGATTGCATTTGCACAGGAAGGCAAGAAAGTCAGCGTCGGTTTGGTTGATCCAGGTGACTTTATGGCTAATGAAGCGATTGAATTTTGGTCTAAGACTTCCGGTTTTCAGGTTAGTTACTTTGTAATCTTATTAGAAGATTTTCGTCGTTTTATTAAAAGTTACAGCGGTTTTACTAAGGAAATAGGCACCGCCTTACAATCGGCGGAAGAGAAATATGCGGAGAAAGAGGAGGGAGTGGTATTGGAAGGTGGAGCCGCCCTGGAAGAAAAAATAAAAGCCGCCCCCGTAGCCAAAATCGTCTCCGTTATTATTCGTCATGGCATTGAGGGCAACGCTTCAGATATTCATATTGAGCCGGGTCGTAATGAAAGCCGGGTGCGTTATCGCGTGGATGGTATCTTGCACACCTCGCTGACTTTGCCGGCTTATATTCATAATGCCGTAGTTTCGCGTATCAAGGTCATGGCTAATTTAAAACTGGATGAAACGCGCCTACCTCAAGATGGGCGTATTCGTTCGCAAATAGATGGTCAGGAAGTGGATTTGCGTATTTCCGTTCTGCCCATGCTTAATTCAGAGAAAGTGGTAATTCGCGTTTTGGACACTTCCGCCGGCGTTCCTAATTTGGCCCAGCTTGGTTTTCTTGATAATGAAATAGAAATTTTAAACCAGAATGCCAACAAGCCGTTTGGTCTGATACTTTTAACCGGTCCGACCGGTTCAGGCAAAACGACAACCTTATATTCCATTTTGAACCAAATCAAAACAGAAAACAGTAATGTTACTACCTTGGAGGATCCGATAGAATATTCTATCGCCGGCATTAATCAATCTCAAATAAATCCGGATGTTGGTTTTACTTTTGCTTCCGGTTTGAGGGCGATTTTGCGTCAAGACCCCAATATTATCATGGTGGGAGAAATTCGTGACAGTGAAACAGCCGAATTAGTCATTCATGCCGGGTTGACCGGGCACTTGGTTTTTTCTACTTTGCATACTAACAATGCTTGGGGCGCTATTCCACGCATGATTGATATGAAAGCCGAGCCATTTTTGCTGTCTTCCACGCTTAATTTAATCATGGCGCAACGTTTAGTCAGGAAAGTCTGCCCCAGTTGCCGTCAAGAAGTGTCGTTGCCTGGGCCATTACTTAAACAAGTAGAAGGCGAAATTAAACAGATTCCGCCAGAATTGCTTAAGCAGTATGTGCCACAAGTCAAGTTCTATCGGGCAGTTGGCTGTGATCTTTGCGGTAAGAGCGGTTTTGCCGGTCGGACAGTGATTAGTGAAATTATCTCTATTACTCCGGAATTGCGAAATATTATCGCCA